The Zobellia alginiliquefaciens genome contains a region encoding:
- a CDS encoding acyloxyacyl hydrolase encodes MCVGFCFAQEPERIHSYTFDANQFYGSIILHNPDISHLITDHPAGIILAYNRKTYGLEEWQQLYNYPDVGASFIYQNTNSSTLGEAYGVYAHFNFYFLKRNLQFRVGQGVAYMTNPYDRETNFRNNAYGSKLLSSTYAMINYHKENIYKGLGFKAGISIMHYSNANVKAPNTSTNTFAFNAGITYTLEGKDTEYIHREKVKVTEPIRYNLAFRTGINESDNIGHGQYPFYIFSGYADKRLGRKSALQLGADVFFSNFLKELIEYQSIAFPENNIDADTDFKRVGVFVGHELFINKLSIETQLGYYVYYPFDFEGRVYNRFSLKRYFGDKIFGAVSLKSHGAAAEAVEFGIGIRL; translated from the coding sequence ATGTGTGTCGGTTTTTGTTTTGCGCAAGAGCCCGAAAGAATCCACAGCTATACGTTTGATGCGAACCAATTTTACGGTTCTATTATCCTTCATAATCCTGATATTTCGCATTTAATTACGGACCACCCTGCGGGTATTATACTAGCGTACAACAGAAAGACCTATGGTCTTGAAGAGTGGCAGCAGTTATACAATTACCCAGATGTTGGGGCCTCCTTCATTTATCAGAACACCAATAGTTCTACCTTGGGTGAAGCCTACGGAGTATATGCTCATTTCAATTTTTACTTTTTAAAGCGGAACCTGCAGTTTAGAGTGGGGCAGGGCGTGGCATATATGACCAACCCCTATGATAGGGAAACCAATTTTAGGAACAATGCGTATGGTTCCAAGTTGTTGAGTTCAACCTACGCCATGATAAACTACCATAAAGAGAACATATACAAAGGCTTGGGTTTTAAAGCGGGTATTTCTATCATGCACTATTCAAATGCGAATGTAAAAGCACCCAACACGTCAACCAACACCTTTGCTTTTAACGCAGGTATAACTTACACTTTAGAAGGTAAGGATACTGAATATATTCATCGTGAGAAAGTGAAGGTTACTGAGCCTATTCGTTATAATTTGGCGTTTAGAACGGGAATAAACGAGAGTGATAATATTGGTCATGGTCAGTATCCGTTTTATATTTTTTCGGGTTATGCCGATAAAAGATTAGGCCGCAAAAGCGCATTACAATTGGGAGCAGACGTGTTCTTTAGTAATTTCTTGAAAGAACTGATAGAATATCAATCCATTGCTTTTCCTGAAAATAATATAGATGCCGATACGGATTTTAAACGTGTTGGAGTCTTTGTAGGTCATGAACTGTTCATTAATAAACTATCCATTGAAACCCAATTGGGGTATTACGTGTATTATCCTTTTGATTTTGAGGGAAGGGTCTATAACCGTTTTAGTTTGAAACGTTATTTTGGAGATAAAATATTTGGGGCGGTTAGCTTAAAATCCCATGGGGCTGCCGCGGAAGCAGTAGAATTTGGTATAGGCATACGGTTGTAA
- a CDS encoding prephenate dehydrogenase, whose amino-acid sequence MNVFIIGVGLIGGSFAKDIKRLRPECKIYGVDTSDSHLSEALSLGFIDVASSYADLPIADMVIVTIPVGVMVTELPKILDAVNDDCVVFDGGSTKSLICKTLDAHPKRRNYLAAHPIAGTEFSGPSAAIENLYAGKTNIICEVEKTAFKLQERALELFQQIGMRIRYMNPEAHDKHIAYVSHLSHISAFMLGKTVIDKEKNERDIFDMAGSGFESTVRLAKSSPAMWTPIFEQNKENVVETLTEYIQNLQEFKQLLEKGDYTGIFNEMNDTNKIKEILNGIPLNKK is encoded by the coding sequence ATGAATGTTTTTATAATTGGAGTAGGGTTAATAGGTGGTTCCTTTGCGAAGGACATTAAACGTCTACGTCCAGAATGCAAAATTTACGGAGTAGATACGAGCGATTCACATTTGAGCGAGGCCTTAAGTTTGGGTTTTATTGATGTCGCATCTAGTTACGCTGATCTGCCCATTGCCGATATGGTGATTGTGACTATTCCGGTGGGAGTGATGGTTACGGAGCTTCCAAAGATATTGGATGCCGTTAATGATGATTGCGTAGTTTTTGATGGTGGATCTACCAAGAGTTTAATTTGTAAAACCTTGGATGCCCATCCAAAGCGAAGAAATTATTTGGCAGCACACCCCATTGCAGGTACTGAATTTTCAGGCCCGTCTGCAGCAATAGAAAATTTGTATGCAGGAAAGACCAATATTATCTGTGAAGTTGAGAAGACAGCTTTTAAGCTACAGGAAAGAGCATTAGAGCTTTTTCAACAGATAGGAATGCGCATAAGGTACATGAACCCTGAAGCACATGACAAACACATTGCATACGTGTCGCATTTGTCACATATCAGCGCTTTTATGTTGGGAAAGACCGTAATCGATAAAGAGAAAAATGAACGTGATATTTTTGACATGGCGGGCAGTGGTTTTGAAAGTACGGTTAGGCTAGCAAAGAGTTCTCCGGCCATGTGGACACCCATTTTTGAACAGAATAAAGAGAATGTGGTCGAGACATTGACCGAATATATACAGAACCTTCAGGAGTTTAAACAACTGTTGGAAAAAGGAGATTACACGGGAATTTTTAACGAAATGAACGACACAAATAAAATAAAGGAAATTTTAAACGGAATACCACTAAACAAGAAGTAA
- a CDS encoding pyridoxal phosphate-dependent aminotransferase, translated as MIRTANRLHTVEEYYFSKKLREVRGLMAEGRPIINMGIGSPDLAPSEAIIKSMQEAVLEAGAHQYQSYQGLPELREAVADFYSLKFGVVLDASSEILPLMGSKEGIMHISMAFLNEGDVALIPNPGYPTYTSVTKLVGAEAKYYNLTAESGWFPDLEELQEHDLSKVKIMWTSYPHMPTGAKATKAQFEKLIAFAKKNDILLVNDNPYSFVLNNSPSSILSIDGAKDVALELNSLSKTFNMAGWRVGMVLGGTDHINAILKVKSNMDSGMFYGIQKGAIEALKSGQEWFDKLNEVYSTRRALMYQLADKLNCTYDTDAVGMFVWAKLPEGSKSAEEFIDEVLYDKNLFITPGTIFGSNGEGYIRFSLCVTEDKIKEAISRF; from the coding sequence ATGATACGAACGGCAAATCGTTTACATACAGTTGAAGAATATTACTTCTCAAAGAAGCTTAGGGAAGTACGTGGTTTGATGGCCGAAGGGAGACCAATTATCAATATGGGTATTGGTAGTCCGGATTTGGCACCATCTGAAGCGATAATTAAAAGCATGCAAGAAGCAGTTTTGGAAGCCGGCGCGCACCAGTATCAAAGTTATCAGGGTTTGCCGGAATTGCGTGAGGCCGTAGCTGATTTTTACAGTCTAAAATTTGGGGTTGTACTAGATGCCTCAAGTGAGATTTTACCATTGATGGGGTCAAAAGAAGGTATCATGCATATAAGTATGGCTTTTTTGAATGAGGGAGATGTAGCTTTGATTCCTAATCCAGGGTATCCCACGTATACTTCGGTTACGAAATTGGTAGGAGCGGAAGCTAAATATTATAACCTAACGGCAGAAAGTGGATGGTTTCCGGATTTGGAAGAACTACAAGAGCATGATCTATCGAAAGTAAAAATCATGTGGACGAGTTATCCGCACATGCCAACAGGAGCAAAGGCTACCAAAGCCCAGTTTGAAAAGTTGATCGCTTTTGCCAAAAAGAATGATATTCTTTTGGTTAACGATAACCCGTACAGTTTTGTACTTAATAATTCTCCATCAAGCATTTTGTCCATAGATGGGGCAAAAGATGTTGCCTTAGAATTGAATTCATTGAGCAAGACCTTTAATATGGCAGGTTGGCGTGTAGGCATGGTCCTAGGTGGTACGGATCATATTAATGCTATCCTTAAAGTGAAGAGCAATATGGATTCAGGAATGTTCTACGGAATCCAAAAAGGAGCCATTGAAGCCCTAAAAAGCGGTCAGGAGTGGTTTGATAAGTTGAATGAGGTATATAGTACTAGAAGGGCATTGATGTATCAATTAGCGGACAAGTTGAATTGTACGTATGATACAGATGCCGTAGGAATGTTCGTTTGGGCCAAACTGCCCGAAGGAAGTAAGTCCGCAGAAGAATTCATAGACGAGGTGTTGTACGATAAGAATCTTTTCATAACACCGGGAACCATTTTTGGAAGTAATGGCGAAGGGTATATTAGATTTTCGCTATGCGTTACGGAGGATAAAATTAAGGAAGCAATTAGTCGGTTTTAG
- a CDS encoding bifunctional 3-deoxy-7-phosphoheptulonate synthase/chorismate mutase type II, protein MENSKEMRTWLDDMGLDHPLVIAGPCSAETEEQVLRIAHELKDTDVNYYRAGIWKPRTRPGNFEGVGALGLKWLQKVKAETGLKTATEVANRAHVELALEHDVDLLWIGARSTVSPFIMQELADALEGTDKIVLVKNPVNPDLALWLGGIERLHTAGIRKLGAIHRGFSTYEKTKYRNIPEWQLAIEFQNKFPDLPLINDPSHITGKRDMIFDVSQTALDLNFDGLMIETHYDPDNAWSDAAQQVTPEKLVQIMRDLKIRKESDSEAEYNAKLSNLRAQIDILDNQLIETMGKRMKVSDGIGELKKQKNVAVLQSNRWNQILGAMILEGESKGLSEEFVLKMFKAIHQESINHQEKIVNA, encoded by the coding sequence ATGGAGAATTCAAAAGAAATGAGAACATGGTTGGATGATATGGGTTTAGACCATCCACTAGTAATAGCAGGGCCATGTAGTGCTGAAACCGAAGAACAAGTGTTGCGTATTGCTCACGAGTTAAAAGATACCGACGTAAATTACTACCGTGCGGGTATCTGGAAACCAAGAACACGACCAGGAAACTTTGAAGGTGTTGGCGCACTTGGTTTAAAGTGGTTACAAAAGGTAAAGGCGGAAACCGGTTTAAAGACTGCTACAGAGGTAGCGAACCGTGCACACGTTGAGTTAGCGTTGGAACATGATGTAGATTTATTGTGGATCGGTGCACGTTCAACGGTTAGTCCGTTTATCATGCAAGAACTGGCAGATGCCTTAGAAGGTACAGACAAAATTGTATTGGTGAAAAACCCGGTAAACCCGGATCTAGCTTTATGGTTAGGTGGTATTGAGCGTTTGCATACGGCCGGAATCAGAAAATTGGGAGCTATTCATAGAGGTTTCTCTACGTATGAGAAAACAAAGTACAGAAACATTCCAGAATGGCAGTTGGCTATTGAGTTCCAAAACAAGTTCCCAGATTTGCCATTGATCAACGATCCATCTCACATTACAGGTAAGCGTGATATGATTTTTGATGTATCTCAAACGGCACTTGATCTAAACTTTGACGGTTTAATGATCGAGACTCATTATGATCCAGACAATGCATGGAGTGATGCTGCTCAGCAGGTTACACCAGAGAAATTGGTGCAAATCATGAGAGACTTAAAAATCAGGAAAGAATCTGATAGCGAAGCAGAATACAATGCCAAATTGAGCAACTTAAGAGCGCAGATAGATATTCTAGACAATCAGTTGATCGAGACTATGGGTAAGCGTATGAAAGTTTCCGATGGTATTGGCGAGTTGAAAAAACAAAAGAACGTTGCCGTTCTTCAGTCCAACCGTTGGAACCAAATCCTTGGAGCTATGATTCTTGAAGGAGAATCAAAAGGTTTGAGTGAAGAATTTGTTCTTAAAATGTTCAAGGCTATTCACCAAGAGTCCATCAATCACCAAGAGAAGATTGTAAACGCATAA
- the gldA gene encoding gliding motility-associated ABC transporter ATP-binding subunit GldA, translated as MSITVSNITKNFGTQKALNNVSFELKKGEIVGFLGPNGAGKSTMMKILTTYYTADEGDAKVNSFDVKNEKKSVQKSIGYLPEHNPLYLDMYVKEYLAFNADVYKTNKSRIPEVIGQTGLTPEAHKKIGQLSKGYRQRVGLAAALLHDPEVLVLDEPTTGLDPNQLLEIRKLIKEIGKEKTILLSTHIMKEVEAVCDRVLVINKGVLVADKKLSELRDADEQIIEVEFDYRVEEAFLNKLPNVTLVKNTGGFVYEITFNTSRDMRPVVFDFAHDNELKTLQLSRKNKNLESLFTELTSN; from the coding sequence ATGTCAATAACCGTAAGCAATATCACTAAAAATTTCGGAACTCAAAAAGCTTTGAACAATGTTAGTTTTGAACTGAAAAAAGGGGAAATAGTAGGTTTTCTAGGCCCAAACGGAGCCGGAAAATCTACCATGATGAAAATATTGACTACCTATTACACTGCTGATGAAGGTGATGCGAAGGTCAATTCCTTTGATGTAAAAAATGAAAAGAAAAGTGTTCAAAAAAGTATTGGCTACCTACCGGAGCACAATCCGCTATACTTAGATATGTACGTAAAAGAATACTTGGCATTTAATGCCGATGTTTATAAAACCAACAAATCAAGAATTCCTGAAGTCATTGGGCAAACTGGCCTAACACCGGAAGCCCATAAGAAAATAGGACAACTTTCAAAAGGCTACCGACAACGGGTGGGCTTGGCTGCAGCCCTTTTGCACGACCCAGAAGTGCTGGTTTTAGATGAGCCCACTACAGGCCTTGACCCGAACCAACTTCTAGAAATAAGAAAACTCATAAAAGAAATAGGAAAAGAAAAAACGATTCTTCTTTCTACTCATATCATGAAAGAAGTAGAAGCTGTTTGTGACCGCGTACTTGTAATTAACAAAGGGGTTCTGGTTGCCGATAAAAAATTGAGCGAGCTAAGGGATGCAGACGAACAGATTATTGAAGTGGAATTTGATTACCGAGTTGAAGAAGCTTTTCTAAACAAATTACCAAATGTTACCCTTGTAAAGAATACTGGAGGTTTCGTTTATGAAATCACTTTTAATACCTCTAGGGATATGCGCCCCGTGGTTTTTGACTTCGCGCATGACAACGAACTAAAAACGCTTCAACTAAGCCGAAAGAACAAAAATCTTGAAAGCTTGTTTACCGAGCTGACTTCAAATTAA
- the metF gene encoding methylenetetrahydrofolate reductase [NAD(P)H], which translates to MKITDHIKKAKGKTLFSFEIIPPVKGHQIQQLYDNIDPLMDFKPPFIDVTTSREEYVYIDRDGLLDKKLTRMRPGTVGICASIKHKYDVDTVPHVLCGGFTREETEYLLVDCHYLGIDNIMALRGDAMKDEKYFQPTKGGHTYAVDLVKQVHDLNCGNYLHDTVDSDNCADFCIGVAGYPEKHLEAPSLKSDLKRLKEKVDAGADYVVTQMFFDNQKYFEFVEEAKKMGITIPIIPGIKPIAVKKHLQLLPQVFRIDLPQDLIDAVDNCATNKDVRQVGVEWAIQQSKELKEAGVPVLHYYSMGKSDNIKAIAEQIF; encoded by the coding sequence ATGAAAATAACGGACCACATAAAGAAAGCAAAAGGCAAAACTTTATTTTCTTTTGAAATTATACCACCGGTAAAAGGGCATCAGATTCAACAGCTTTACGATAATATTGATCCTTTAATGGATTTTAAGCCTCCGTTTATTGATGTGACTACTTCTCGTGAGGAGTATGTGTATATTGATCGTGATGGTCTTTTGGATAAAAAACTGACTCGTATGCGTCCCGGTACCGTGGGGATCTGTGCTTCCATAAAACATAAATATGATGTAGATACCGTGCCACATGTGCTTTGTGGTGGTTTTACCAGAGAAGAGACCGAGTATCTTTTAGTAGATTGCCACTATTTAGGTATTGACAATATTATGGCCTTACGTGGAGATGCCATGAAAGATGAGAAATATTTTCAGCCCACAAAAGGGGGTCATACGTATGCTGTAGATTTGGTAAAACAAGTTCATGATTTGAATTGTGGTAACTATTTGCATGATACGGTGGACAGTGATAACTGTGCCGATTTTTGTATTGGGGTAGCGGGCTATCCTGAAAAACATTTAGAGGCACCTTCTTTAAAATCTGATTTAAAGAGATTGAAAGAAAAAGTAGATGCCGGTGCCGATTATGTGGTAACGCAGATGTTTTTTGATAACCAGAAGTATTTTGAATTTGTAGAAGAGGCGAAGAAAATGGGCATTACCATCCCTATTATTCCGGGTATAAAGCCTATTGCTGTAAAGAAGCACTTGCAGTTGTTGCCACAGGTCTTTAGAATAGATTTGCCACAGGATTTGATTGATGCGGTAGACAATTGTGCCACGAACAAAGATGTGCGCCAGGTTGGTGTGGAGTGGGCCATTCAACAATCTAAAGAACTAAAAGAGGCTGGCGTACCTGTACTTCACTATTACTCAATGGGTAAGTCCGATAATATTAAGGCTATTGCCGAACAGATATTTTAG
- a CDS encoding head GIN domain-containing protein, whose product MIRETKNRDNKTVLLAIAKWVHASRFLIILSGIVLFISCNGENASDCFQNTGDTVREEVTVENFTKITVYENVTMILKQGDEQKVELETGSVLRNEVTAEVLDGRLLLRDTNDCNYFRDYGVTKIYVTSPNITEIRSSTGWPITSDGVLAYPQLSLVSESFIDASSETTDGEFDLEVDTETLSVVVNGIAYFKLKGAAVDLNLTIAAGDSRIEAENLIAQNVNLNHRGSNDMFINPQQSIKGVIRGVGDVFCSNRPAEIDVEELYKGRLVFE is encoded by the coding sequence ATGATAAGAGAAACAAAAAATAGGGATAACAAAACTGTACTTTTAGCAATAGCAAAGTGGGTGCACGCATCTCGTTTTTTAATAATTCTGTCCGGCATTGTTCTTTTTATTTCGTGTAATGGAGAAAATGCTTCGGATTGTTTTCAAAATACTGGTGATACGGTTCGGGAAGAAGTTACCGTTGAAAATTTCACCAAAATTACTGTTTATGAGAACGTGACCATGATCTTGAAACAGGGAGATGAACAAAAAGTAGAACTTGAAACAGGGAGCGTTTTGCGAAACGAGGTTACGGCTGAGGTTTTAGACGGACGATTGCTATTGAGAGACACGAACGACTGTAATTATTTTAGGGATTATGGAGTGACTAAAATTTACGTGACTTCACCCAATATTACGGAAATACGGAGCAGTACGGGCTGGCCTATAACAAGTGATGGAGTTTTGGCTTATCCGCAGTTGTCACTTGTATCGGAAAGCTTTATTGATGCATCATCTGAAACTACAGATGGCGAGTTTGATCTAGAGGTAGATACTGAAACGTTGAGCGTTGTAGTAAACGGTATTGCTTATTTTAAACTGAAAGGGGCTGCCGTAGACTTGAACCTGACAATAGCAGCCGGTGATTCCCGTATTGAGGCGGAGAACCTTATTGCCCAAAATGTGAATCTAAATCACCGAGGCTCAAACGATATGTTTATCAATCCGCAACAATCTATAAAAGGTGTTATTCGTGGGGTTGGTGATGTGTTCTGTTCAAACCGACCAGCTGAAATTGATGTGGAAGAGCTGTACAAAGGGCGTTTGGTATTTGAGTAA
- a CDS encoding prephenate dehydratase: MKLKVAIQGIKGSNHHQVAREYFDDNVEMVECMSFDFLVDQLLTKKADVGVMAIENSIAGSIIPNYALVYHKDLHVVGEHYLNIHHHLMVLKGQKISDIEEVRSHPMALLQCKEFFGKYPHIKLVEDVDTAETAKRIQDQQLMNIAAIAPEVAASLYDLDIVADNIQTIQNNATRFIIVKTKNKELPKAEINKASVRFVTDHKRGSLAAVLNVMSDCRLNLTKIQSLPIIETPWKYAFFVDVTFPDYINFDKAKSLLNIMAEDFKVLGEYKNARI; encoded by the coding sequence ATGAAACTAAAAGTAGCCATTCAGGGAATCAAGGGTTCGAACCATCATCAAGTGGCTCGGGAATATTTTGACGATAATGTTGAAATGGTAGAGTGTATGTCTTTTGATTTTTTGGTAGATCAACTTTTGACAAAAAAGGCGGACGTTGGCGTAATGGCTATTGAGAATTCCATAGCAGGTTCTATAATACCTAATTATGCATTGGTATATCATAAGGATTTACATGTGGTTGGTGAACATTATTTAAATATTCATCATCATTTGATGGTGTTAAAAGGGCAGAAAATTTCTGATATTGAAGAAGTTCGCTCACACCCAATGGCACTGTTGCAGTGCAAAGAGTTTTTTGGTAAGTATCCGCATATAAAATTGGTGGAAGATGTAGATACGGCGGAGACTGCAAAGCGTATTCAAGATCAACAATTAATGAACATTGCGGCAATAGCACCCGAGGTTGCGGCCAGTTTATATGATTTGGACATCGTAGCGGACAACATACAGACCATTCAAAATAATGCAACCCGTTTTATTATTGTAAAGACAAAAAATAAAGAGCTTCCAAAAGCGGAAATAAACAAGGCATCGGTACGGTTTGTAACGGACCATAAACGCGGAAGTCTTGCTGCTGTGCTTAATGTTATGAGTGATTGTAGATTGAATTTAACCAAAATACAATCCTTGCCCATAATAGAGACCCCTTGGAAATATGCCTTTTTTGTGGATGTTACTTTTCCTGATTACATCAATTTTGATAAGGCAAAATCACTGTTGAACATCATGGCGGAGGATTTTAAGGTGTTGGGTGAATATAAAAATGCTAGAATATGA
- a CDS encoding serine hydrolase domain-containing protein — protein MHPIKKYLTNLFAKKRVLGDNPSLNGLVSADTLLANLVEEKKVPGLAITVLKKGSVFFQKGYGFANREEGTRVNPETSVFRIASVSKPIAATALAYMVNEKLIDLDAFFYTYVPYYPKKKYDFTIRQLASHTAGIRGYRGIEYGLNKPYSIKESIGIFKDDELLFEPGTDYLYNSFDWVLISLAMQEASGIAFEEYVEQKVLRPLRMDHTFWPVFNCAQSGLTDELGQTQMAFEEEKETSVREQSSSDGNTGASVQAQSSSDGNTGASVQAQSSSDGYSGASVRAQSSSDGYSGASVRAQSSSDGYSGASVRAQSRTSDVVKFYSKNKIGFREAIPVDNFYKLAGGGFLSTTKDIAKFGQAYLEGKVLNKELRKEFLSAQKVNGASVYYGLGWQVSEDAKGRPYFGHVGNGVGGYSNFFVYPEENMVFSILTNCTDPKIQSQLDTIIDLLISADSPMG, from the coding sequence ATGCATCCCATTAAAAAATATCTAACGAATCTGTTCGCTAAAAAACGTGTTTTAGGTGATAATCCGTCACTAAACGGGTTGGTGTCTGCAGATACGCTTCTTGCTAATTTGGTTGAAGAGAAAAAAGTCCCAGGTTTGGCAATCACAGTTCTAAAAAAAGGATCGGTTTTTTTTCAAAAAGGATATGGTTTTGCCAATAGGGAAGAGGGAACACGTGTAAATCCGGAAACCTCGGTTTTTAGAATTGCGAGTGTTTCAAAGCCTATTGCCGCCACTGCTTTGGCATATATGGTCAATGAAAAGTTGATTGATTTGGATGCTTTTTTTTATACCTATGTACCGTATTATCCCAAGAAAAAATATGATTTCACTATTCGGCAATTGGCGAGCCATACCGCTGGAATCCGCGGATATCGTGGTATAGAATATGGCCTTAACAAACCATATTCCATAAAGGAAAGTATCGGTATTTTTAAAGACGATGAGCTCCTTTTCGAGCCCGGAACGGATTATCTGTATAACAGTTTTGATTGGGTGCTGATTTCCCTTGCGATGCAAGAAGCAAGTGGAATTGCTTTTGAAGAATATGTGGAGCAGAAGGTATTGAGGCCTTTAAGAATGGACCATACGTTTTGGCCTGTCTTTAACTGCGCTCAGTCTGGCCTAACTGATGAGTTGGGGCAAACGCAAATGGCGTTTGAAGAGGAAAAGGAAACATCAGTTCGGGAACAGTCGAGTTCTGATGGAAATACAGGAGCATCAGTTCAAGCACAGTCGAGTTCTGATGGAAATACAGGAGCATCAGTTCAAGCACAGTCGAGTTCTGATGGATATTCAGGAGCGTCAGTTCGAGCACAGTCGAGTTCTGATGGATATTCAGGAGCGTCAGTTCGAGCACAGTCGAGTTCTGATGGATATTCAGGAGCGTCAGTTCGAGCGCAGTCGAGAACAAGCGATGTGGTCAAGTTTTACTCCAAGAACAAAATAGGTTTTAGGGAAGCTATTCCTGTAGATAATTTTTATAAACTAGCAGGTGGAGGGTTTCTTTCTACAACCAAGGATATTGCTAAATTCGGACAAGCTTATCTAGAAGGTAAGGTATTGAACAAGGAACTTAGAAAGGAGTTTCTATCGGCGCAAAAGGTCAATGGAGCCTCAGTTTATTACGGTTTGGGCTGGCAAGTAAGTGAAGATGCAAAAGGAAGACCTTATTTTGGACATGTGGGCAATGGTGTGGGTGGATATTCCAACTTCTTTGTATATCCGGAGGAAAACATGGTTTTTTCAATATTAACCAATTGCACAGACCCAAAAATTCAGTCCCAACTGGATACAATTATTGATTTACTTATCTCTGCCGATAGTCCAATGGGCTAG